The Leptospira sp. WS60.C2 genome includes the window AGGAAAACTGCCAAATACTTTGAATTAAAAAATACCATTGAAGAAATCAAAGACTTTGCGGAAGACATTGCAGAATCACCTTACCCTGCTTCGGTGGCAATCCTTCATGATATTGAAAATTCAAGAAACTACAAACATCAACCTTTAAGCGATGGTCTTAAATTTTCACCTGTCCCATTTGCACAAGTTGGATATGACATCGAACTTGCTACCTGGTTTGCAGGAACCAATATTTTAAATGTGAATGCGCATTCTTTACCAATTCATTCGGAAACTGATTGGTCTGAATACAAAGTTCTTACCCTTCCTCTTTATACAATGTTTGATCCTATTTTAGTGGAGAAGTTAAGAACCTACGTACAAAATGGGGGAACTTTGGTTTTGGGGTATCGATCGGGAATCAAAGACAAAGACCATTGGATGGTAGAAGAACCAGTTCCTGGTGTGTTTGGTGAATTGGCAGGAGTACAAGTATTTCAATTTGAAGCACCTGCTACAGACAAAGTGGGAATCCGTATGGGACTTTGGCCTTTAAAGGGTTCCAAGTTTTGTGAAATTCTAGAACCTACCACTGCGAAGGTCATTGCAAGGTACCGAGACAGAAAGAAATTTTACTCAGGAAAACCGGCCATCACAGTCAACTCGTATGGGAAAGGTAAAGTCTACTATGTAGGTTCCTCATTAACTCCTGAAAGTTTTGTTCTTCTATACAGAAAAATTCTAAAGGATGCTGGAGTTCGATTTGGGCTGCTTGGTTCCACTGTCGAAAGACATTACCGCGAGGGCAAACGATACAATTACGAAATCACAATGAACCATTCCAATCAATATAGGTTAGCTGGTTTATCGATTTTAAAGCCTTTCGGATATCGAATCAAAAAGATTAAAAAATAATAAGAGACTTCAAAGCTAAAACGTAAAAATGAAAATACAAGACTTTAGATCGATCAATCGTTTATTAGGAGAGTCTTCGGGAAAAAACAAGGTAGGTGAAGTTTATGTAGATAATTTACATTGTCCTTACATCCAATTTTCCGAACGCTTTACAATCAATGGTACATCGGTCACACAACCAGAGTTTGGTGATATAAAAGATTTTGTCCAAATTGTTCTAAAGTTTTTACCTGAAGCAGTTGAGGGTACTAGTTTATTACCTGAACCCAGACCAAAGCGTGAAACGGGAAAACTGTTTTTTGTAAGACCAATGATGTTTGGATCGTTTCAATTTCTTTACGTATTTTCAGTGGATATGCTATATTTGGGTGGAGCGAAATCGGAGGAAATCAAACGCGCTGGATCTCAGAATATGACACCAACCATTGTGACAGATCGTTTGTACTTTCAGGTTAAAGTGATCCCTGTCAAATCAATCAAGGAAGATGGCGATCATGTCATTGATTTCGAGTCGAAACGGTTTCTAGGTGGTGAGTTTCGAATAGAGTCTGAAAGTGATGGAAATAAACCCATTCGTAAGTTTTCCGAAATATTCGATGAAGTTGATTTTTCAGATACAGAATCCAAAATCAGAGAAGAGTTGGGAATTACTTCTGATATTTGGAAACTAGGAAGGATTTACAGTCCAATTGGCATTGATTATTTGTCCCTCTCACTTCGGTTTTTAAATCCAAGTCTTCCAAAAACCATTTCTCAATTTAAGAATTTTTATCAAATATTAGAAAATACAAACCAAACCATTCCAGAAGAAACTTTGAAATCTTTTCATGAATATTTGTCTTCCTTTGAGGTAGAAAGAACGGTTTCTAAGTCTGGCAATATTTTATGGAAAGTGAATCAAAAATCTACCGATAATGGATAAGTAATTACTATGGGCATCTCCTCACCAACGATCAATTTTCCCGTCGATGAAACCATCAAACGAATCGAGTATGTAAAAGCCAATGCGATGGGCATCATCCATGAAGCTAAAAAAATTCAACGAGAAGTATCCGCAATTCGATCAGATACGGATGCAGATGAAAAAGAAAGAATTGATGCCGCCGATGGAAAGTTAGGCGATATTCTCATTCGATTTTTACAAAAATCCTTTCCGAAAGATGGAATTGTTTGTGAAGACAAAACCCCGATAGATGGTGGAGAGTTCAAATGGGTTCTCGATCCAGTGGATGGTTCGATGAATTTTGTGAGGGGATTACCACTGTATGCAATCTCTTTTGGTTTGGAACATAGGGACACTCCTGTTGGTGGTGTAGTCATTGTTCCACCACAGGAATCAGTGTATTCGGCAGTCATGGGTGAGGGCGCTTTTAAGAATGGCGAACCAATTGTCACATCACGAGTGTCGGAACTGAACAGGGCTATTTTTTCACCCAACCTTCCCACGAAAAGAGCTCACATGATCCAAGAAATCATGGCGGATCTTTCTGGATTCTTAACGTATGCAAGGTCCTTTCGTCGGACTGGTTCTTTTGTTTTGGATGTTTGTTTCATTGCAGAAGGGGTAATGGACGCCATTTGGGAAAAAACAGTGAAACATTGGGATGTTTCTGCCATTTCTGTGATTTTATCCGAAGCTGGCGGGAAATTGACTGACTTAAATGGAGTTCATTATTACACAGGACTTCCTGAGTTAGTAGCCTCCAACGGGGTTTTACACTCAGAAATTTTAAATTTATTAAAGACAGTTCGTTCTAGCGTCAGTCGAAATTGATAGAGGGAATGATTAGAATCATTCTACTTTTTTGGTTTACGATTTGCTTTTATAAATCAAACTAGAAAGAAACGACAAATACACTTGAATCCATCAGGAGACCACAATGGAACATAAACTCCCAGAACTTCCTTATGCTAAGGATGCACTCGCTCCCCATATTTCCGCAGAAACTCTTGAGTTTCACTATGGAAAACATCACCAAACTTACGTTACGAACTTAAACAACCTAATCAAAGGCACTGAATTTGAAAATGCGACTTTGGAAGAAATTGTGAAAAAGTCCTCTGGCGGTATTTTTAACAATGCAGCACAAGTATGGAACCACACTTTCTACTGGCATTCCTTGTCTCCCAATGGTGGTGGAGCTCCAAAAGGTGCAGTGGCAGATCTTATCACAAAATCTTTTGGTTCATTTGATGCATTCAAAGAAAAATTCTCCCAATCTGCCGTTACAAACTTTGGTTCAGGTTGGACTTGGCTTGTGAAAAAAGGGGATGGACTTGAAATCGTGAATACAAGTAACGCTGGAAGCCCACTCAAAGACGGATTACAAGCACTCCTTACGATTGACGTATGGGAACATGCCTATTACATCGATTTCCGAAATGCTCGACCAAAATATGTGGAAGCATTCTGGAATTTGGTAAACTGGGACTTCGCAAACAAAAATCTTTAAACGTTAGGATTCACATCTGAAGTCAGAAAAGGCAGGTTCCGGAATCCGGCTCCTGCCTTTTTTATTTCTAAATTTGATTCAAAATGAATCTTGGTAACAAACATTGAGTACACTATGAGCCAATCACTCCCGAAAATCTCCATTCCTAAAAAACCAAATTACACTTCCTTGAGTTTACCGGAAGGGATCGAGTTTTGGGAACTCTTTCGAGAAATTGAAGATCAGTATGAAACTTGTTTTCTATTAGAATCTGCAGGTGACAATCAATATGACTCTCGTTATTCCGTGATTGGTTTTGATCCATCTCATCTCATTGAAGGAGAACCAGGAGTTCTCCAAATCGACGGCAAAAAATACGAAGTAAAAAATCCGTATTTTGCACTTAGGGAAATAACAGATTATAATTCATTGAGCATCAGTTATGCGGGTGGGCTAGTTGGTTATTTAGGTTACCAAAGTATGCAATTTTTTGAACCAACATTGAAGCTAAAACCGCATCCAGATTTCCCAGCTATGATTTTTGGAATGTACCTCGATGGTTTAATTTATGATAAATTTACAGGTGAACTCATTTACTTTGATAATGGAAATAATCGAAAGGAATTGGTAAACACCATACTAAGCTCCCTAAAAAAACCAAAAAACAAAACTCCTAAAGTAAGGGTATCGCTGTCAAAAGAAGGTCTTTCAAAAGAAGTTCATAAACAAATGGTGGAAGAAGCGTTAGAGGAAGTAAAAGCAGGTAATACCTTCCAATGCCAAATAGGGTTTGAAGAAATATATTCCGTGGAAGGGAATCCACTTGCGATCTATGAAACATTACGTGAGATCAATCCTTCACCTCACATGTATTATGTGAAATTTGGAAAACGTGTGATCCTTGGAGCTAGTCCTGAGTTATTATTTCGTCTGCGACAAGGAGAAATGGAATCATTTCCGCTTGCAGGCACTACCAAACGAGGTATCGATGCAAAGGAAGACACACTTCTTGCTCGAAGGCTTCTTACTGATCCCAAGGAAATTGCCGAACATAATATGTTGATTGATCTTCATCGTAACGATATTGGTCGCGTTGCAAAATTTGGAACAGTTAAGGTGAGACGTAGATTTGATATTAAACGTTTTTCACACGTACAACATATCTCGAGCGAAGTGGTGGGAATTCTTTCCTCCAAAGAAGATATGTTTTCTGGTCTAGCTTCCTCCTTTCCTGCCGGAACTTTGTCGGGTGCACCAAAAATTGAATCGATGAAAATCATTGAACGCATTGAAAAATCACCTCGCGGACCATACGGCGGGGCAGTGGGCAGTTTTGGTTTCAATGGTGATTGTACGTTTGCCATTCCCATTCGAAGTTTCTTTGTTTGTGAGGGAAAGGGTTTTGTGCGTGCTTCTGGCGGTATTGTATACGATTCCAAACCAGAAGACGAATATCAAGAAATCATCAATAAAATGGCGTCCGTTCGCAAAGCCTTAGACTTCCATAAAAATCAAACGTCGTCAGAGCCGAAGGTAAAAGGATAGAGTAACAAGTATGAAGGTTTTAATCTTAGACAATTACGATTCCTTTACTTATAATTTGTACCAAATCGTTGGTGAGATCTTAGAAGAAAGAGAAACACCTTTTCGTTTGGATGTCATACGAAATGATGAGAAGTCATTCTCTGAAATCAAACAAGCGAACTATGATAAAATTATCATTTCACCTGGTCCAGGTCATCCAGCTGATCCTGCATATTTTGGTGTGAGTGCTGATATTTTAAAAGATTTAGGAAGCACGACACCCATATTAGGAATTTGTTTGGGCATGCAAGGGATGGCGACTGTGTTTGGTGGTGAAGTTGTCAGAGCAAAGGTTGCCATGCATGGAAAACTTTCACCTAT containing:
- a CDS encoding anthranilate synthase component I family protein encodes the protein MSQSLPKISIPKKPNYTSLSLPEGIEFWELFREIEDQYETCFLLESAGDNQYDSRYSVIGFDPSHLIEGEPGVLQIDGKKYEVKNPYFALREITDYNSLSISYAGGLVGYLGYQSMQFFEPTLKLKPHPDFPAMIFGMYLDGLIYDKFTGELIYFDNGNNRKELVNTILSSLKKPKNKTPKVRVSLSKEGLSKEVHKQMVEEALEEVKAGNTFQCQIGFEEIYSVEGNPLAIYETLREINPSPHMYYVKFGKRVILGASPELLFRLRQGEMESFPLAGTTKRGIDAKEDTLLARRLLTDPKEIAEHNMLIDLHRNDIGRVAKFGTVKVRRRFDIKRFSHVQHISSEVVGILSSKEDMFSGLASSFPAGTLSGAPKIESMKIIERIEKSPRGPYGGAVGSFGFNGDCTFAIPIRSFFVCEGKGFVRASGGIVYDSKPEDEYQEIINKMASVRKALDFHKNQTSSEPKVKG
- a CDS encoding inositol monophosphatase, which translates into the protein MGISSPTINFPVDETIKRIEYVKANAMGIIHEAKKIQREVSAIRSDTDADEKERIDAADGKLGDILIRFLQKSFPKDGIVCEDKTPIDGGEFKWVLDPVDGSMNFVRGLPLYAISFGLEHRDTPVGGVVIVPPQESVYSAVMGEGAFKNGEPIVTSRVSELNRAIFSPNLPTKRAHMIQEIMADLSGFLTYARSFRRTGSFVLDVCFIAEGVMDAIWEKTVKHWDVSAISVILSEAGGKLTDLNGVHYYTGLPELVASNGVLHSEILNLLKTVRSSVSRN
- a CDS encoding superoxide dismutase → MEHKLPELPYAKDALAPHISAETLEFHYGKHHQTYVTNLNNLIKGTEFENATLEEIVKKSSGGIFNNAAQVWNHTFYWHSLSPNGGGAPKGAVADLITKSFGSFDAFKEKFSQSAVTNFGSGWTWLVKKGDGLEIVNTSNAGSPLKDGLQALLTIDVWEHAYYIDFRNARPKYVEAFWNLVNWDFANKNL
- a CDS encoding aminodeoxychorismate/anthranilate synthase component II — translated: MKVLILDNYDSFTYNLYQIVGEILEERETPFRLDVIRNDEKSFSEIKQANYDKIIISPGPGHPADPAYFGVSADILKDLGSTTPILGICLGMQGMATVFGGEVVRAKVAMHGKLSPIEHDGKGVFSGLTQQIEIMRYHSLVAKEESLPAELEVTARVSKGEGKGEIMGLRHKTLKIEGVQFHPESFGSEEGKELLRNFIFGPHV